A single window of Selenomonas sputigena DNA harbors:
- a CDS encoding ABC transporter permease, translating to MSFARFLAVRNCRRNPSRTAALGLVAALLALALFGGSLVVLSLQNGLNRFQERLGADILVLPKAAQADGGLEGVLVQGKPLQFYMEASRLAEIASLPGVERAAPQFFLTSANAGCCSVAVQLIGFDPATDFTIRPWLLESYAGDVGYGDILCGSGISVPADRRLKFYNVPCRVVGRLSPTGTGMDTAVYANIETIRAMMKNAADLDFASFQGVDPEQAISAVLVKTSPDFSPEAVAQAISAAYPDLAARPAHGMVRSVEAGLGGVTGTVGVLLFVVWLLCIGLLALAFRLVFAERRGEFAVLLISGARRGVLARIVLAEALIVSSLGAAGGVLAGAFVLLPFTALLKDSFARPYLLPDASCIALLAAGAFCAAVLSAALAALWTVRRMDVTLREDM from the coding sequence ATGAGCTTCGCACGCTTTCTTGCCGTGCGGAACTGCCGCAGGAATCCTTCGCGCACCGCCGCGCTGGGGCTGGTGGCGGCGCTGCTCGCTTTGGCGCTCTTCGGCGGTTCGCTCGTCGTCTTGAGTTTGCAGAACGGCCTGAATCGCTTTCAGGAGCGTCTGGGCGCAGACATTCTCGTTCTGCCCAAGGCGGCGCAGGCGGACGGCGGCCTGGAAGGCGTGCTCGTGCAGGGAAAGCCGCTTCAGTTCTACATGGAAGCCTCGCGCCTTGCAGAAATCGCGTCCTTGCCCGGCGTCGAACGCGCCGCACCGCAGTTCTTCCTGACGTCAGCAAATGCCGGCTGCTGCTCTGTAGCGGTGCAGCTGATCGGCTTTGATCCGGCGACGGACTTCACGATCCGGCCGTGGCTTTTGGAGAGCTATGCGGGAGACGTCGGCTATGGTGACATCCTCTGCGGCAGCGGCATCTCCGTGCCCGCAGACAGGCGGCTGAAGTTTTACAATGTGCCGTGCCGCGTCGTCGGTCGCCTGAGCCCGACGGGAACGGGCATGGATACGGCGGTCTACGCGAATATAGAGACGATCCGCGCCATGATGAAGAATGCGGCGGATTTGGATTTCGCATCGTTTCAGGGTGTCGATCCCGAGCAGGCGATTTCCGCCGTGCTCGTCAAGACCTCGCCCGACTTCAGCCCTGAGGCCGTGGCGCAGGCGATTTCCGCTGCCTATCCCGATCTCGCGGCGCGGCCCGCACACGGCATGGTTCGGAGCGTGGAGGCGGGACTGGGCGGCGTCACGGGGACGGTCGGCGTCCTGCTCTTCGTGGTCTGGCTTCTGTGCATCGGGCTTCTGGCGCTCGCCTTTCGACTGGTGTTCGCGGAGAGACGCGGGGAGTTCGCCGTGCTCCTCATCAGCGGCGCAAGGAGAGGCGTACTCGCGCGAATCGTCCTCGCCGAAGCCCTCATCGTGTCCTCTCTTGGCGCGGCGGGCGGTGTCCTTGCGGGCGCTTTCGTGCTGCTGCCTTTTACCGCACTCTTGAAGGATAGTTTTGCGCGGCCCTACCTTCTGCCCGACGCTTCGTGCATCGCTCTTTTGGCGGCAGGGGCTTTTTGCGCCGCTGTTCTTTCCGCCGCGCTCGCGGCGCTTTGGACGGTGCGGCGCATGGATGTGACGCTGCGGGAGGATATGTGA
- a CDS encoding HD-GYP domain-containing protein, with translation MLKKYPVDQLKTGMVIGRTVYAEDMSVLLGEGTVLDEQRIEYLEQRGIVFVRILLPDADESAEVAESPQVKKELDAASKVSSEQTQAAMAVLASAEEAKKKALAAVEERAAQRAAKAKKEVQAEVPEEAYHEKMAPVPEEEDHRPTSKSGVVLRETSVLEAAYLEKYEACFEELQGFFSSVRSNGRINTAEAEAISRNFAPLSSSAKAVTHIYNMETIGEYQLHHTMRVAVLAGLMAQWLKMSAQERQRLILAAFLMDIGYTSFAPNFLRKIALYTPEERRLMQKHARLGYDIVSRSSLQLDKQVVEAVLQHHERNDGSGYPQRMKKDGICKFARILAILDTYDAMASRRYYAKRRSPFEVFSVISDECIAGRLDAEYGIVFIRNFSSTLNGNWVKLSNGEVAKIVYIDGSRMNALPVVQTSEGQFIDLNTMPNIKVEYLLSSSEAEKKAKSAEKTAAGGM, from the coding sequence ATGTTGAAGAAGTATCCTGTTGACCAGTTGAAAACAGGTATGGTCATTGGGCGAACGGTATATGCTGAGGATATGTCCGTCCTCTTGGGCGAAGGGACGGTGCTCGATGAGCAGCGAATCGAATATCTCGAGCAGCGGGGGATAGTCTTCGTCCGCATTTTGCTGCCCGATGCAGATGAGTCTGCCGAAGTTGCCGAGTCGCCACAGGTGAAGAAAGAGCTGGACGCTGCCTCAAAGGTGTCGAGCGAGCAGACGCAAGCGGCGATGGCGGTGCTTGCGTCTGCAGAAGAAGCAAAGAAAAAGGCTTTGGCAGCGGTCGAGGAGCGGGCAGCTCAGAGGGCGGCAAAGGCGAAGAAGGAAGTGCAGGCTGAAGTCCCAGAAGAGGCGTATCACGAGAAGATGGCTCCTGTGCCTGAGGAAGAAGATCATCGGCCTACATCCAAGTCAGGTGTCGTGCTGCGCGAGACTTCAGTGCTTGAAGCAGCGTATCTTGAGAAGTATGAAGCGTGCTTCGAGGAGCTACAGGGATTTTTCAGTTCAGTACGTTCCAACGGCCGCATCAACACGGCGGAGGCGGAGGCGATCTCGCGCAATTTTGCGCCGCTTTCTTCGAGTGCGAAGGCGGTCACGCATATTTACAATATGGAGACGATCGGCGAATACCAGCTGCATCATACGATGCGCGTCGCGGTTCTCGCCGGACTCATGGCGCAATGGCTCAAGATGTCGGCGCAGGAAAGGCAGCGACTGATCTTGGCGGCGTTTCTCATGGATATTGGCTATACCTCGTTCGCACCGAATTTTCTCAGGAAGATCGCACTTTATACGCCGGAAGAGCGCCGTCTTATGCAGAAGCATGCTCGCTTAGGTTATGACATTGTTTCTCGTTCCTCGTTGCAACTTGATAAGCAGGTCGTAGAGGCCGTATTGCAGCATCATGAACGAAATGATGGTTCGGGCTATCCGCAGAGAATGAAGAAGGACGGAATTTGCAAGTTTGCACGTATTCTCGCCATCTTAGACACCTACGACGCGATGGCATCGCGCCGCTATTATGCGAAACGACGTTCTCCGTTCGAGGTCTTTTCTGTTATTTCAGACGAGTGTATTGCGGGACGTCTGGATGCGGAGTACGGCATCGTCTTCATCCGCAACTTTTCCAGCACCCTTAACGGCAATTGGGTCAAGCTTTCCAATGGTGAGGTGGCGAAGATCGTCTATATCGACGGCTCGCGCATGAACGCCCTGCCGGTCGTGCAGACGTCTGAGGGACAGTTCATCGACCTCAATACGATGCCAAACATCAAGGTCGAATATCTTCTGTCCAGTTCCGAGGCGGAAAAAAAGGCGAAATCTGCAGAGAAAACAGCAGCAGGCGGCATGTAA
- a CDS encoding DUF4418 family protein, with the protein MEKKRRFKITDILLLLASGAFLVGMRTFLAPCAQQADGKWMVCHWAGEALTGVAAVLFVISLLHALIPRARIKMGLALAMIPAAALAFLLPGTMIDLCMMETMRCHTVMQPAARAISVVLILLACLDVYCYRKGDDR; encoded by the coding sequence TTGGAGAAGAAGCGGAGGTTTAAGATCACCGACATCCTGCTCTTGCTCGCAAGCGGTGCGTTTCTCGTCGGTATGCGCACGTTCCTTGCGCCTTGCGCTCAGCAGGCGGACGGCAAGTGGATGGTGTGCCACTGGGCGGGTGAGGCGCTCACGGGTGTTGCCGCTGTGCTCTTCGTCATCTCTTTGCTGCACGCTTTGATTCCTCGCGCCCGAATTAAGATGGGGCTGGCTCTGGCGATGATTCCTGCGGCGGCGTTGGCTTTCCTCCTGCCGGGAACAATGATCGATCTCTGCATGATGGAGACGATGCGCTGCCATACGGTGATGCAGCCTGCGGCCAGGGCGATTTCCGTCGTGTTGATCTTGCTCGCCTGCTTGGATGTTTACTGCTATCGGAAGGGAGATGACCGATGA
- a CDS encoding energy-coupling factor transporter ATPase, which produces MTGEARSVAEFIRAEHLSHVFHAGEEDAYRALSDISLSIADGEFLAVLGTNGSGKSTLARHFNALLLPTEGRCTVAGLDTKETQELWRIRQLVSMVFQNPDNQIIAAVVEDDVAFGPENLGIEPAEIRVRVRDALAAVGMERYRTAAPHLLSGGQKQRVAIAGALAMRTRCLVLDEPTAMLDPLGRQEVLQTVQRLHRERGITVIYITHFMEEAAAADRVVVMEEGHIAAEGTPREVFQDVSGMKARGLDVPLAVELAALLRADGISLPQDLLTDKELVSALCPSC; this is translated from the coding sequence ATGACAGGGGAGGCAAGAAGCGTGGCGGAGTTCATTCGTGCCGAACATCTTTCGCACGTATTCCATGCGGGGGAAGAGGACGCTTATCGGGCGCTTTCCGACATCTCCTTGTCCATCGCCGACGGCGAGTTCCTCGCCGTCCTCGGCACGAACGGTTCGGGTAAGTCGACGTTGGCGCGTCACTTCAATGCGCTCCTCCTGCCGACCGAGGGCCGATGTACGGTCGCGGGGCTGGATACGAAGGAGACGCAGGAGCTCTGGCGCATCCGCCAGCTCGTGAGCATGGTGTTCCAGAATCCCGACAATCAGATCATCGCCGCTGTCGTTGAGGACGACGTCGCCTTCGGGCCGGAAAACCTCGGCATAGAGCCGGCGGAAATCCGCGTGCGCGTGAGAGACGCGCTCGCTGCCGTCGGCATGGAGCGCTATCGCACGGCGGCGCCGCACCTCCTGTCGGGCGGGCAGAAGCAGCGTGTGGCGATCGCGGGTGCACTGGCGATGCGGACGCGCTGCCTCGTGCTCGACGAGCCGACGGCGATGCTCGATCCTTTGGGCAGGCAGGAGGTCTTGCAGACGGTGCAGCGGCTTCATCGCGAGAGGGGCATCACTGTCATCTATATCACGCACTTCATGGAGGAGGCGGCGGCTGCCGACCGCGTCGTCGTCATGGAGGAGGGGCACATCGCGGCGGAGGGAACGCCGCGCGAGGTGTTTCAGGACGTCTCGGGCATGAAGGCGCGTGGCCTCGACGTGCCGCTCGCCGTCGAACTGGCGGCGCTCCTTCGCGCGGACGGCATATCGCTGCCGCAGGATCTCTTGACGGATAAGGAATTGGTGAGTGCGCTTTGTCCATCGTGCTGA
- a CDS encoding energy-coupling factor transporter transmembrane component T family protein: MLKDITLGQFFPGDSLLHRLDPRTKIVLLFFFLAAIFVFDSPLAYAALTAFTAALIAVSRVPLLLMLKALKPLSWIIAFTFVIHLVSTPGDAFFHVWLFDLTWQGAAKGFFIALRLALLILLSALLTYTTSPLALTDALETLMQPAKRVGVPAHEIAMMMTIALRFVPTLIEEADKIMKAQQARGADLTEGSVIERVKGFVPVLVPLFISAFRRADDLALAMEARCYRGGVGRTQMKALRISSIDYVAYAFGALFFAALAALKFGGIA; encoded by the coding sequence ATGCTGAAGGACATCACGCTCGGGCAGTTCTTCCCGGGCGACTCGCTCCTGCATCGCCTTGATCCGCGCACGAAGATCGTCCTGTTGTTCTTTTTCCTTGCGGCGATCTTCGTCTTTGACTCGCCGCTCGCTTATGCGGCTTTGACGGCTTTCACGGCGGCGCTGATCGCCGTCAGCCGCGTGCCGCTCCTCTTGATGCTCAAGGCGCTGAAACCGCTCTCGTGGATCATTGCCTTTACGTTCGTCATCCACCTCGTGAGCACGCCGGGCGACGCCTTTTTCCATGTATGGCTCTTCGACCTCACTTGGCAGGGAGCGGCGAAGGGCTTCTTCATCGCGCTCAGGTTGGCGCTTCTGATTCTCTTGTCCGCGCTCCTCACGTATACGACCTCGCCGCTCGCCCTGACCGATGCCTTGGAAACCCTCATGCAGCCCGCGAAGCGCGTCGGTGTACCCGCGCACGAGATCGCCATGATGATGACGATCGCGCTGCGTTTCGTGCCGACCTTGATCGAGGAGGCTGACAAGATCATGAAGGCGCAGCAGGCGCGTGGCGCAGACCTCACGGAGGGAAGCGTCATCGAGCGCGTCAAGGGGTTCGTGCCCGTGCTCGTGCCGCTCTTCATTTCGGCGTTTCGCCGCGCCGACGACCTCGCGCTGGCGATGGAGGCGCGCTGCTATCGTGGCGGCGTCGGACGCACGCAGATGAAGGCGCTGCGCATCAGCTCCATCGACTATGTCGCCTACGCTTTCGGCGCACTCTTTTTCGCGGCGCTCGCCGCCTTGAAGTTCGGCGGGATCGCATGA
- a CDS encoding energy-coupling factor transporter ATPase — translation MSIVLKNIDYTYMRGTPFERKALSDVSLTIEAGSFTALAGHTGSGKSTLVQHLNGLLQPDSGTVLVDGTDIGKKGAEAKKAKRSVGMVFQYPEHQLFEETVEKDVAFGPTRLGLSAQEVEERVRAALDFVGLPVSEFGARSPFALSGGQRRRVAIAGVLALKPRYLVLDEPTAGLDPRASAALLARLAELHEQGGVTIVLVSHNMDDIAHYADRLIVMHAGGVTLEGAPREVFFAKERLAEAGLRAPHLVELLEELREKGLDLDPAAFDTADGAVRIKEALGRRRLC, via the coding sequence TTGTCCATCGTGCTGAAAAATATCGACTACACATACATGCGCGGCACGCCGTTTGAGCGCAAGGCTCTTTCGGACGTCTCGCTGACGATCGAGGCGGGCAGCTTCACGGCGCTCGCCGGGCATACGGGATCGGGCAAATCGACGCTCGTGCAGCATCTCAACGGCCTTCTGCAGCCCGACAGCGGCACAGTTCTCGTCGACGGCACGGACATCGGCAAGAAGGGCGCGGAGGCGAAGAAGGCGAAACGCAGCGTCGGCATGGTCTTCCAGTACCCCGAGCATCAGCTCTTCGAGGAGACGGTGGAAAAGGATGTCGCGTTTGGCCCTACGCGTCTCGGGCTTTCCGCGCAGGAGGTCGAGGAGCGCGTGAGGGCGGCGCTAGACTTCGTGGGGCTTCCTGTCTCCGAGTTTGGGGCGCGGTCGCCGTTTGCTCTGTCCGGAGGGCAAAGGAGGCGTGTGGCGATCGCGGGCGTTCTGGCGCTCAAGCCGCGCTATCTCGTGCTCGATGAGCCGACAGCGGGACTTGACCCGCGTGCGAGCGCTGCACTCCTCGCACGTCTTGCCGAACTGCATGAACAGGGCGGCGTGACCATCGTGCTCGTTTCGCACAATATGGACGACATCGCGCACTATGCCGACCGCCTCATCGTCATGCACGCGGGCGGTGTGACGCTCGAAGGTGCGCCGCGTGAGGTCTTTTTCGCCAAGGAAAGACTGGCGGAGGCGGGGCTTCGTGCGCCGCATCTCGTCGAGCTTCTGGAAGAGCTGCGCGAGAAGGGACTCGATCTCGATCCCGCCGCCTTCGACACGGCGGATGGCGCAGTGCGCATCAAAGAGGCTCTGGGGAGGCGAAGACTATGCTGA
- the gatB gene encoding Asp-tRNA(Asn)/Glu-tRNA(Gln) amidotransferase subunit GatB, whose amino-acid sequence MNYEAVIGLEIHSELKTNTKIFCGCATKFGAEQNTHVCPVCLGLPGVLPVLNKRVVEFAIKAGLALNCTINKYSKFDRKNYYYPDLPKNFQTSQYDLPIAEHGYVDIETENGTKRIRILRIHMEEDAGKLVHSGATITDSLTSNVDYNRTGVPLIEIVSEPDMSTPEEARAYMEKIKSILEYIDVSNCRMEEGNLRADLNISLRPAGEKTLGTKAEMKNINSFKAVEDALSYEIERQEEILEDGGHIVQETRTWDPERGVTKSMRSKEEAHDYRYMPEPDLVPIVTTEEEIEAYRKGLPELPDARRERYMKEFGLSAYDAGIITASRAMAEYFEACLAGGADAKSAANWIMGDLAKNLNAEGKTIEESPVEASRLAQMLALIEKGTISSKIAKKVFAEMWTSSDAPEKIVEDKGLVQITDTKAIEAIVDAVIAANPKPVADYKSGNKKALGALVGQVMKQSKGKANPQMVNQLLADKLREC is encoded by the coding sequence ATGAATTACGAAGCAGTCATCGGTCTTGAAATTCACAGCGAGCTCAAGACGAACACGAAGATTTTCTGCGGCTGTGCCACGAAGTTCGGCGCCGAGCAGAATACGCATGTCTGCCCCGTTTGCCTGGGGCTGCCCGGCGTCCTGCCTGTGCTTAACAAGCGCGTTGTCGAGTTCGCCATCAAAGCGGGTCTTGCACTCAACTGCACGATCAACAAGTACAGCAAATTCGACCGAAAGAACTACTATTATCCCGATTTGCCGAAGAACTTCCAGACCTCGCAGTACGATCTGCCGATTGCTGAGCATGGTTATGTCGATATTGAGACGGAGAATGGCACGAAGCGCATCCGTATCCTGCGCATCCACATGGAAGAGGATGCGGGCAAGCTTGTCCATTCGGGCGCTACGATCACGGACTCTTTGACATCGAACGTCGATTACAACCGCACGGGCGTGCCTCTCATCGAGATCGTTTCCGAGCCGGACATGTCGACGCCCGAGGAAGCGCGCGCCTACATGGAGAAAATCAAGTCGATCCTCGAATACATCGACGTTTCCAACTGCCGCATGGAAGAGGGAAATCTACGCGCCGACCTCAATATCTCGCTTCGTCCCGCAGGAGAGAAGACGCTTGGCACGAAGGCGGAGATGAAGAACATCAATTCCTTCAAGGCGGTTGAGGACGCTCTTTCCTACGAGATTGAGCGCCAGGAGGAAATCCTCGAAGACGGCGGTCATATCGTGCAGGAAACGCGCACATGGGATCCTGAGCGCGGCGTCACGAAGTCCATGCGCTCGAAGGAAGAGGCGCATGACTATCGCTACATGCCGGAGCCGGATCTCGTACCCATCGTGACCACGGAAGAAGAGATCGAGGCGTATCGCAAGGGTTTGCCCGAGCTGCCCGATGCACGCCGCGAACGCTACATGAAGGAGTTTGGCCTGTCGGCTTACGATGCGGGCATCATCACGGCGTCGCGGGCGATGGCGGAATACTTCGAGGCTTGCCTTGCGGGCGGCGCCGACGCGAAGAGCGCGGCAAACTGGATCATGGGCGACCTCGCGAAGAACCTCAATGCCGAGGGCAAGACGATCGAGGAATCGCCGGTCGAAGCCTCGCGTCTCGCGCAGATGCTCGCGCTCATCGAAAAGGGCACGATCTCGTCGAAGATTGCCAAAAAGGTTTTTGCTGAGATGTGGACGTCGAGCGATGCGCCCGAGAAGATCGTCGAGGACAAGGGACTCGTGCAGATCACGGACACGAAGGCGATCGAGGCGATCGTCGACGCCGTCATCGCCGCCAATCCGAAGCCTGTCGCCGACTACAAGAGCGGCAACAAGAAGGCGCTCGGCGCTCTCGTCGGTCAGGTTATGAAGCAATCGAAGGGCAAGGCGAATCCGCAGATGGTCAACCAGCTGCTGGCGGACAAGTTAAGGGAGTGCTGA
- the gatC gene encoding Asp-tRNA(Asn)/Glu-tRNA(Gln) amidotransferase subunit GatC codes for MKVTEKDLADVAVLSRLSIAEGEREKYLGQLDAFLQYVENLDGVDTAEVQPTTYALPMQNVFRADEVKPSLAREAALSNAPLADDGYFKVPKILEG; via the coding sequence ATGAAAGTCACGGAGAAGGATTTGGCGGATGTCGCTGTCCTGTCGCGCCTCTCGATTGCAGAGGGGGAGAGGGAAAAGTATCTTGGGCAGCTCGACGCCTTTTTGCAGTATGTCGAGAACCTTGACGGTGTCGATACGGCAGAGGTTCAGCCGACGACGTATGCCCTGCCGATGCAGAATGTCTTTCGTGCCGACGAGGTGAAGCCTTCGCTCGCACGAGAGGCGGCGCTTTCCAATGCGCCTTTGGCGGACGACGGCTATTTCAAAGTGCCGAAGATTCTGGAAGGCTGA
- the truA gene encoding tRNA pseudouridine(38-40) synthase TruA: MKREHKERMKARARNVCLTVAYDGTAYHGFQRQSPPIRAVQNVLEEKLALVFGDAIELAAAGRTDAGVHAMGQVVNFFTDGRIPTERIVRAMNSVLPPDIVVKAAREEGRDFSARHSAKSKSYIYRIQEGEMPNPFSERYAWYVGTPLDLAAMNEAAALLLGTHDFSAFRAAGGAPMLPVRTMYSAEGRRIEGERIEFRFHANGFLYHMARNIVGTLVDVGRGRRTRADFAAILASRERKRASATAPARGLFLESVVY, translated from the coding sequence ATGAAGCGCGAGCATAAGGAAAGGATGAAGGCGCGCGCGCGCAATGTATGTCTTACCGTCGCCTACGACGGCACGGCGTACCACGGCTTCCAGCGTCAGAGTCCGCCGATCCGCGCCGTGCAGAACGTCCTGGAGGAAAAGCTTGCGCTCGTCTTCGGCGATGCGATCGAACTGGCGGCGGCAGGACGCACCGATGCGGGTGTTCACGCCATGGGGCAGGTCGTGAATTTCTTTACGGACGGGCGCATCCCGACAGAGCGCATCGTGCGTGCGATGAATAGCGTCCTGCCGCCCGATATCGTCGTCAAGGCGGCGCGGGAAGAAGGGCGTGACTTCTCCGCACGTCACAGCGCGAAGAGCAAGTCGTATATCTATCGCATACAGGAGGGCGAGATGCCGAACCCGTTCAGCGAGCGCTACGCTTGGTACGTCGGCACGCCGCTCGACCTTGCAGCGATGAACGAGGCGGCGGCGCTGCTCCTCGGCACGCACGACTTTTCGGCGTTTCGTGCCGCAGGCGGTGCGCCGATGCTGCCCGTGCGCACGATGTACAGCGCCGAGGGCAGACGCATCGAGGGCGAGAGGATTGAGTTTCGCTTCCATGCGAACGGCTTCCTCTACCACATGGCGCGCAACATCGTCGGCACGCTCGTCGATGTCGGCAGGGGGCGGCGCACGCGGGCGGACTTCGCCGCGATCCTCGCGAGCCGCGAGCGAAAGCGTGCCTCGGCGACCGCGCCTGCACGCGGCTTGTTTTTGGAAAGCGTCGTGTATTGA
- a CDS encoding ABC transporter ATP-binding protein has protein sequence MELHAEKISRDFLRPSAPQGFFMAVEETDFSLRAGALIAITGRSGSGKSTLLKMLAGLMEPGTGRVLLDDTDIYRLEEAELARLRNRQIGLAPQTLMALSSLTVQENVLLPCSLYGEAREAKPRAEQLMERLGIAHLRCADPTELSGGELRRLTLARALVRDSAVLLLDEPTGDLDDENTRLVLTLLREEAAHGKAVLLVTHEREAADYVDSLYRMEAGRLELLS, from the coding sequence ATGGAACTTCATGCAGAAAAAATCAGCCGGGATTTCCTGCGGCCGAGTGCGCCGCAGGGCTTCTTCATGGCGGTCGAGGAAACGGACTTCTCGCTGCGTGCGGGTGCCTTGATCGCCATCACGGGACGCTCGGGCAGCGGCAAGAGCACGCTTTTGAAAATGCTGGCAGGCCTCATGGAGCCGGGCACGGGACGCGTTCTCCTAGATGATACGGACATCTACCGACTGGAAGAGGCGGAGCTTGCCCGGCTGCGCAATCGGCAGATCGGCCTCGCGCCGCAGACGCTCATGGCGCTCTCCAGCTTGACGGTGCAGGAGAACGTGCTGCTGCCGTGCTCGCTCTACGGCGAGGCGCGAGAGGCGAAGCCGCGTGCCGAGCAGCTCATGGAGCGCCTCGGCATCGCGCATCTCAGGTGCGCCGATCCGACGGAGCTTTCGGGCGGCGAGCTGCGCCGCCTGACGCTGGCTCGCGCCCTGGTGCGCGACAGCGCCGTCCTGCTGCTCGACGAGCCGACGGGCGATCTTGACGACGAGAATACGCGCCTCGTCCTCACGCTGCTGCGCGAAGAGGCGGCGCACGGCAAGGCAGTCCTTCTCGTGACGCACGAACGTGAGGCGGCAGACTACGTTGACAGCCTCTATCGCATGGAGGCGGGAAGATTGGAATTGTTATCCTAA
- the gatA gene encoding Asp-tRNA(Asn)/Glu-tRNA(Gln) amidotransferase subunit GatA: MKLYDKAAHELHDLLQRKEISSTELTKDVLARMDEVEGKVGAYLTQTRETALREAASTDEKIARGEQIAFLEGIPGAIKDNICTKGVKTTCASKILENFVPPYDATVMEKIASEHPVILGKLNMDEFAMGGSTENSAYQKTHNPWNLDCVPGGSSGGSAAAVASGTAVWALGSDTGGSIRQPASFCGVVGMKPTYGRVSRYGLVAYASSLDQIGPVTRDVTDCAHVLNVIAGHDAMDSTSSTAPVPDYTKALTEDVKGLKIGLPKEYFVKGMDADVEKAIRKAIADFEAMGAEVTEITLPHTDYAISTYYLIAPAEAATNLERYDGVSYGARVDGADIVEMMTNTRSEKFGEEVKRRIMIGNYALSAGYYDAYYLKALKVRTLVQQDFTDAFKKVDVIMAPTAPTPAFKIGEMVSDPLKMYLQDICTVPLNLAGLPGISVPCGYSAKGMPIGLQIIGKALAEETILRAAYAYEQAHSFHEDRAEIGEAKA, translated from the coding sequence GTGAAACTTTACGACAAGGCGGCGCATGAGCTTCATGATCTGCTGCAAAGGAAAGAAATCTCCTCGACCGAACTGACGAAGGACGTGCTCGCACGCATGGACGAGGTCGAGGGAAAAGTCGGGGCATATTTGACGCAGACGCGCGAGACGGCGCTACGAGAGGCAGCAAGCACCGATGAGAAGATCGCGCGCGGCGAGCAGATTGCCTTTTTGGAGGGCATCCCCGGCGCAATCAAGGACAACATCTGCACGAAGGGCGTCAAGACGACGTGCGCTTCTAAGATTTTGGAGAATTTCGTACCTCCCTACGATGCTACGGTCATGGAAAAGATTGCCTCAGAGCATCCTGTCATCTTAGGAAAACTCAACATGGATGAGTTCGCGATGGGCGGTTCGACAGAGAATTCCGCTTATCAGAAGACGCACAATCCGTGGAATCTCGACTGCGTGCCCGGCGGCAGTTCGGGCGGCAGCGCGGCGGCGGTCGCTTCAGGTACGGCGGTCTGGGCGCTCGGTTCCGATACGGGCGGCTCGATTCGCCAGCCCGCGTCGTTCTGCGGCGTCGTCGGCATGAAGCCAACGTATGGCCGCGTCTCGCGCTATGGTCTCGTCGCCTATGCGTCGTCGCTCGACCAGATCGGCCCCGTGACGCGCGATGTGACGGATTGTGCGCATGTGCTGAATGTCATCGCTGGACACGATGCGATGGATTCGACCTCCAGCACCGCGCCCGTGCCCGATTATACGAAGGCGCTGACCGAGGATGTGAAGGGACTCAAGATCGGTCTGCCGAAGGAATACTTCGTCAAGGGCATGGACGCCGACGTAGAAAAGGCGATCCGCAAGGCGATTGCGGATTTTGAGGCGATGGGCGCTGAGGTCACGGAAATCACTCTGCCGCATACGGATTATGCGATTTCGACGTATTACCTCATTGCGCCGGCGGAAGCCGCGACGAACCTTGAGCGTTACGACGGTGTGAGCTACGGTGCACGCGTCGATGGCGCGGACATCGTCGAGATGATGACGAATACGCGCAGCGAGAAGTTCGGCGAGGAGGTCAAGCGCCGCATCATGATCGGCAACTACGCACTTTCTGCTGGCTATTATGATGCGTACTATCTCAAGGCGCTGAAGGTGCGCACGCTCGTGCAGCAGGATTTCACCGACGCCTTCAAAAAGGTCGATGTCATCATGGCACCGACAGCGCCGACGCCGGCCTTCAAGATCGGCGAGATGGTTTCCGACCCGCTGAAGATGTATCTGCAGGATATCTGCACCGTGCCTTTGAACCTCGCAGGTCTGCCGGGCATTTCCGTGCCCTGCGGCTACTCGGCGAAGGGCATGCCCATCGGCCTGCAGATCATCGGCAAGGCGCTGGCGGAGGAAACGATTCTGCGCGCCGCCTACGCTTATGAGCAGGCACATTCCTTCCATGAGGACAGGGCGGAGATCGGGGAGGCGAAGGCATGA